One genomic segment of Chloroflexota bacterium includes these proteins:
- a CDS encoding acetyl-CoA hydrolase/transferase family protein yields the protein MNWQNLYKDRLQTAEQAVLRIHSNMRIFLTGNCSVPQKVLEALTARAPQLTNVEIAQVLTIGSADYVAPEMDGHLRVNTLFISENVRAAVNDGRADFSPCFLSEIPDLFRSGRLPLDVALIQVSPPDDHGFCSFGVEVGVTKPAAQSAKLVIAEINPRMPRTLGDSFIHISKLNVIVPVDYALPEVHMASSDEVTERIADYAASLIPDGATLQTGIGAIPDAVLKRLVDRKDLGIHTELFSDGVIDLVNRGVINGEKKTLHPGKMVAGFLLGTQGLYDFVNDNPIVELHPSDYVNDPFIIAQNANMVAINSAIEVDLTGQVCADSIGPRFYSGVGGQVDFIYGASRSKGGIPIIALPAKLTKKDGSGLSKIVAMLKQGAGVTTSRNHVHYVVTEHGVADLYGKTIAGRAEALIAIAAPEFRDELTQMAKELKYL from the coding sequence ATGAACTGGCAGAATCTCTACAAAGATCGACTCCAGACCGCCGAGCAGGCCGTCCTGCGCATCCACTCGAACATGCGCATCTTTCTCACTGGCAACTGCTCGGTTCCGCAAAAAGTGCTGGAGGCCCTCACCGCCCGCGCCCCGCAGTTAACGAACGTCGAAATCGCGCAAGTGCTCACTATCGGCTCGGCGGACTATGTTGCCCCAGAGATGGACGGCCACCTGCGCGTCAACACCCTCTTCATCAGCGAGAATGTGCGCGCCGCCGTGAACGATGGCCGGGCCGACTTCTCCCCCTGCTTCCTCTCCGAAATCCCCGACCTCTTCCGGTCTGGCCGCCTCCCGCTGGACGTGGCCTTGATCCAGGTCTCACCGCCCGACGATCACGGCTTCTGCTCCTTCGGCGTCGAAGTCGGCGTCACCAAACCGGCGGCGCAATCGGCCAAACTCGTCATCGCCGAGATCAACCCGCGCATGCCGCGCACGCTCGGTGACTCGTTCATCCACATCTCCAAGCTCAACGTCATCGTGCCGGTAGACTACGCCCTGCCCGAAGTGCACATGGCCTCCAGCGACGAAGTCACCGAGCGCATCGCCGATTACGCCGCCAGCCTGATCCCCGACGGCGCAACTCTGCAAACCGGCATCGGCGCTATCCCCGATGCTGTGCTCAAGCGGCTGGTGGATCGCAAAGACCTTGGCATCCACACCGAACTGTTTTCGGACGGGGTGATTGATCTGGTAAACCGGGGCGTGATCAACGGCGAGAAAAAGACTCTGCACCCCGGCAAGATGGTGGCCGGGTTTCTGCTGGGCACGCAAGGGCTGTACGACTTCGTCAACGACAACCCCATCGTCGAACTGCACCCCAGCGACTACGTCAACGACCCGTTCATCATCGCCCAGAACGCCAACATGGTTGCCATCAACTCGGCTATCGAGGTAGACCTGACCGGCCAGGTATGCGCCGACAGCATCGGCCCGCGTTTCTACAGCGGCGTGGGCGGCCAGGTGGATTTTATTTACGGCGCGTCGCGTTCCAAAGGCGGCATCCCCATCATCGCCCTGCCCGCCAAGTTGACCAAGAAGGACGGCTCCGGCCTGAGCAAGATTGTCGCCATGCTCAAACAAGGGGCAGGCGTCACCACCTCACGCAACCACGTTCATTACGTCGTCACCGAGCACGGCGTGGCCGACCTCTACGGCAAAACCATCGCCGGGCGGGCCGAGGCGCTTATTGCCATTGCCGCGCCGGAGTTTCGAGATGAGTTAACGCAAATGGCAAAAGAACTGAAATATTTGTAG
- a CDS encoding Rrf2 family transcriptional regulator, which produces MQITRQADYAVRAMVHLARLKSGQRASTSQISEEQRIPLTFLAKIVSQLSVAGLLHTTRGARGGVALARPADEISLLEVVEAIDGPMALNECTSDTEACLLGEECVVRDVWCEARADLVKRLAKTKFSQFVNGKSNAVPVAPA; this is translated from the coding sequence ATGCAGATAACACGACAGGCCGATTATGCAGTGCGAGCAATGGTTCATCTGGCCCGGCTGAAGTCGGGTCAGCGGGCGTCAACCAGCCAGATTTCAGAAGAGCAACGCATCCCTTTGACTTTTCTGGCAAAGATTGTCTCCCAGCTTTCGGTGGCCGGGCTGTTACACACCACGCGCGGGGCGCGGGGTGGCGTGGCGCTGGCCCGTCCTGCCGACGAGATTAGCTTGCTGGAAGTGGTGGAGGCGATTGACGGGCCAATGGCGCTTAACGAATGCACTTCGGATACTGAGGCTTGCCTGCTGGGCGAAGAGTGCGTCGTGCGCGACGTGTGGTGTGAAGCCCGCGCCGATTTGGTGAAGCGGTTGGCGAAAACAAAATTCAGCCAGTTTGTGAACGGCAAAAGCAACGCGGTTCCCGTCGCGCCTGCCTGA
- a CDS encoding zinc ribbon domain-containing protein codes for MSKGLQWIIGISVVLIVLAFVFSTVYPFFAPQSAWNGYGMMGPGHMFGGRGMMGGFGMPFFGFGMLVVPLLFVGLVALGVVWLVKSVAASNAPQPPGVTTGCAHCGKPLQPGWKACPYCGEKV; via the coding sequence ATGAGTAAAGGACTTCAATGGATAATCGGGATCAGCGTAGTGCTGATCGTGCTCGCTTTTGTCTTTTCGACTGTGTACCCGTTCTTCGCGCCGCAATCGGCATGGAACGGCTACGGCATGATGGGGCCGGGGCACATGTTTGGAGGTAGAGGCATGATGGGCGGGTTTGGAATGCCGTTCTTTGGCTTCGGCATGTTGGTTGTGCCTTTGTTGTTCGTCGGCCTGGTGGCGCTGGGCGTAGTGTGGCTGGTGAAAAGCGTGGCCGCCTCCAACGCGCCTCAGCCGCCGGGGGTGACAACGGGTTGTGCTCACTGCGGCAAGCCGCTTCAACCGGGCTGGAAGGCCTGCCCGTATTGCGGCGAGAAAGTCTGA
- a CDS encoding response regulator transcription factor — translation MPHTILVVDDEPQLVKVLRGYLEQAGFRVVTAGDGPMALTQYKHEKPDLVLLDLNLPGMDGIEVARRLRAADNVPIIMVTARVDETDRLIGLELGADDYVTKPFSAREVVARVRAVLRRAEAAPVSPDIVRAADITVDLTRHTVTRGGQAINLTPTEFGLLAVMAREPGRAFTRLQLLEAAQGDAFEGYERTLDAHIKNLRAKLERDPKKPDYIQTVFGIGYKFRD, via the coding sequence ATGCCGCACACAATTCTTGTCGTAGACGACGAACCCCAACTGGTCAAAGTCCTGCGCGGCTATCTGGAACAGGCCGGCTTTCGCGTGGTCACGGCGGGTGACGGCCCGATGGCCCTGACTCAATACAAACACGAGAAGCCCGATTTGGTCTTGCTCGATCTTAACTTGCCGGGCATGGACGGCATCGAAGTCGCCCGCCGCCTGCGCGCCGCCGACAACGTGCCGATCATCATGGTCACAGCGCGGGTGGATGAAACCGACCGATTGATCGGCCTTGAGTTAGGCGCAGATGACTACGTGACCAAGCCCTTCAGCGCCCGCGAAGTGGTGGCCCGCGTTCGCGCCGTTCTGCGCCGGGCCGAGGCCGCGCCGGTTTCGCCGGACATCGTCCGCGCCGCCGACATCACCGTTGACCTCACCCGCCACACCGTCACTCGCGGCGGCCAGGCCATCAACCTCACGCCCACCGAATTTGGCCTGTTGGCGGTCATGGCCCGTGAGCCGGGCCGCGCCTTCACCCGCCTGCAACTGCTCGAAGCGGCGCAAGGTGACGCCTTTGAAGGCTACGAACGCACGCTCGACGCGCACATCAAAAACCTGCGCGCCAAACTCGAACGCGACCCAAAGAAACCCGACTACATCCAAACCGTCTTCGGCATCGGCTACAAATTTCGAGATTAG
- a CDS encoding HAMP domain-containing protein codes for MSLFPKLLLSFMAVVLVGVAVVSFLANQVAAREVRGFMFQGGMTTESGMAQELAGYYRGRGSWEGAQTLISADHMMGGMMSQRLIIADAQGQIVADSDGRFTGQRLSNDELASGLPIEVDGAQVGTLLAAGSGPGMMMGGFGSPGQASEDELLFRVNRAIFLAAAVAGGLALVIGGLLAYGLVRPIRQLTSATGAVARGDLSHRVPVSSNDEIGELATSFNAMSADLEKAEGLRRSMMADIAHELRNPIAVLQANLEAVIDGVLPPSAENLQPLLDQSQLLARLVDDLRTLALAEAGQLSLNRALTDPAEVVRSVVAQFTRQAEAKTLSLQTNIAPNLPQLALDSQRIAQVLGNLLSNAIRHTPEDGRIECRVTSEARQVTFAVSDTGSGISAEALPHIFERFYRADSSRSRAGGGTGLGLSIAKQLVELHGGKIWAESDGAPGKGTRVSFALPLN; via the coding sequence ATGAGTCTCTTCCCCAAGCTCCTTCTCTCCTTCATGGCCGTCGTTCTGGTAGGCGTAGCCGTCGTGTCGTTTCTGGCCAACCAGGTTGCGGCGCGTGAAGTGCGCGGCTTCATGTTTCAGGGCGGCATGACGACCGAGTCTGGCATGGCTCAGGAACTAGCCGGTTACTATCGCGGACGTGGATCGTGGGAGGGCGCGCAAACCTTGATCAGCGCCGATCACATGATGGGCGGCATGATGTCGCAACGGCTGATCATCGCCGACGCGCAGGGTCAAATCGTGGCCGACTCTGACGGGCGCTTCACCGGCCAACGCTTGAGCAACGATGAGCTTGCCTCAGGTCTCCCAATCGAAGTGGACGGCGCTCAGGTGGGAACGTTGCTGGCGGCAGGAAGCGGGCCGGGAATGATGATGGGCGGATTCGGATCGCCGGGGCAGGCCTCAGAAGATGAACTTTTATTCCGGGTCAACCGAGCCATCTTTTTGGCCGCCGCCGTGGCGGGCGGCCTGGCTTTGGTCATTGGCGGACTGCTGGCTTATGGCCTCGTCCGCCCGATCCGCCAACTCACCTCGGCCACCGGCGCTGTGGCGCGCGGCGACCTTTCGCATCGAGTCCCGGTTTCATCAAACGACGAGATCGGCGAACTGGCAACCTCATTCAACGCCATGTCTGCCGATCTCGAAAAGGCCGAAGGCCTGCGCCGGAGTATGATGGCCGACATCGCCCACGAACTTCGCAACCCCATCGCCGTCTTGCAAGCCAACCTTGAAGCAGTGATTGACGGCGTCCTGCCGCCGAGCGCCGAAAACCTGCAACCGCTGCTGGATCAATCACAACTGTTGGCCCGCCTGGTGGACGATTTGCGGACGCTGGCCCTGGCCGAGGCCGGGCAACTCAGCCTCAACCGCGCCCTGACCGATCCGGCTGAGGTCGTTCGTTCGGTCGTCGCTCAGTTCACCCGGCAGGCCGAAGCCAAGACTCTGTCGCTTCAAACAAACATCGCGCCAAACCTGCCTCAACTTGCCCTCGACTCTCAACGCATCGCTCAAGTGCTGGGCAACTTGTTGAGCAACGCCATTCGCCACACGCCAGAAGATGGGCGGATCGAGTGCCGGGTGACGAGTGAGGCTAGACAAGTAACGTTCGCCGTTTCAGACACAGGTTCGGGCATTTCTGCCGAAGCCTTGCCGCACATCTTCGAGCGCTTCTATCGCGCCGACAGCTCGCGCTCGCGCGCCGGCGGCGGCACCGGCCTGGGTCTCTCAATTGCCAAACAGTTGGTGGAATTGCACGGCGGAAAAATCTGGGCCGAGAGCGACGGCGCGCCGGGCAAAGGAACGAGAGTGTCGTTTGCGCTTCCGCTGAACTGA
- the ald gene encoding alanine dehydrogenase → MNIGVPRERRPDENRVGLTPAGVELLAADGHHFYIEKGAGLGAGFSDDDFARAGAQIVYSGEEAYGRADLVVKVARPTAEELVWLRAGQTVMAFWHLASASADNIETLLRQKITALAYETIQAEDGTLPVLMPMSQIAGRMAANIAAALLRNDRGGKGILLGGVPGVPPAQVVILGAGVVGTNAARAFSGLGAAVYVLDHDLAKLERLSELDSHIVTMVSHAFNVRKAVRFADVLVGAVLVPGSRAPVIVSREMVREMKPRSIIIDVAIDQGGCVETSRPTNHRASTFITENMIHYCVPNMPGVLGRTATHALGNAMWPFLQLIAGKGVDAAISQNTALARGVVTHAGKVIAPTLAGEAAR, encoded by the coding sequence ATGAATATTGGTGTCCCGCGAGAACGCCGGCCCGACGAGAATCGAGTCGGCCTCACGCCCGCCGGAGTCGAATTATTGGCCGCCGACGGGCATCATTTTTATATTGAGAAAGGCGCAGGGCTGGGGGCCGGGTTCAGCGACGACGACTTCGCCCGCGCCGGCGCGCAGATTGTGTATTCCGGCGAAGAAGCTTATGGCCGGGCCGACCTGGTGGTGAAGGTGGCCCGGCCCACTGCCGAAGAACTGGTCTGGCTTAGAGCCGGGCAAACGGTGATGGCTTTCTGGCATCTGGCCTCGGCCTCGGCGGACAACATCGAAACCCTGCTCCGCCAGAAGATTACGGCCCTGGCCTACGAAACCATTCAGGCCGAGGACGGCACTCTGCCAGTGCTCATGCCTATGAGCCAGATTGCCGGGCGCATGGCGGCTAACATTGCTGCCGCCCTGTTACGCAACGATCGCGGCGGCAAAGGCATTCTGCTGGGCGGCGTGCCCGGCGTGCCCCCGGCGCAGGTTGTTATTTTGGGCGCAGGCGTGGTGGGCACCAACGCCGCCCGCGCCTTCTCCGGGCTGGGAGCCGCTGTTTACGTTTTAGATCACGATCTTGCCAAGCTGGAACGGCTCTCCGAGCTGGACAGCCACATCGTCACTATGGTTTCGCACGCCTTCAACGTTCGCAAGGCTGTGCGCTTCGCCGACGTGCTGGTGGGCGCGGTGCTGGTGCCAGGCTCGCGCGCGCCGGTCATCGTTTCGCGCGAGATGGTGCGCGAGATGAAGCCACGTTCGATTATTATTGACGTTGCCATTGATCAGGGCGGGTGTGTGGAAACCAGCCGCCCTACCAATCACCGCGCGTCCACCTTCATCACCGAAAACATGATTCATTACTGCGTGCCCAACATGCCGGGCGTGCTAGGCCGAACGGCCACCCACGCCCTGGGCAACGCCATGTGGCCCTTCCTGCAATTGATCGCCGGCAAGGGGGTTGATGCCGCCATCTCCCAAAACACGGCGCTCGCTCGTGGGGTCGTCACCCATGCCGGAAAAGTCATCGCGCCCACTCTGGCTGGAGAAGCGGCCCGATGA
- a CDS encoding alpha/beta fold hydrolase: MRHSKPVHFTLSLILLVTTLAAAPVQTPIEAGSQRETTAQILARLGGQPCPNSDFTCVTLTVPLDHFNPADPRTTDVVFAVLPATGKRKGMFVTATGGPGTSGLSAADSYTAAFDPSIPKRFDIVFFDQRGVAASGELTCPDAAAAFYQTDSRAETPQQEAALKAAAQTLANDCVSEMGTPSTLPYLGTAQAVEDLETFRQLLGDQKFWLYGESYGTQYAQTYAAAHPEHLAGLMLDGTVDLTLTGVEFLTQQAQAFNDVLVLTQQACNDDPACAADSGGDALAAYDQLAKRLKRSPRTFRFPLPNGGYAKRTFSFGDLETTAAGQLYSEGDRMLFQRALAATTRGDIVPLARLLYLSLGLDPQTLDAVPDPTFSDGMYYGVECQDYSYFTGSPDQRAEKYVRAGDAIDFNIPRLASIFYGDLPCTYWPDATQNETRPAPLIADGIPTLVLGATADPATPVGNGISVHQHLANGYLITQQGGPHVIFGRGNACPDDLVTAFLVKGKVPAQRKTECEGVVADDYVAFAPVSAAAFASPLEAFESAESEINYLPEYYYWDGATQTNVGCPFGDGTMSFEPDGNNYKFTFSNCAFSRGWTMTGGGSFNPNKDRFVLEVIVRGVAYKYVRDGDKTKVTTK, encoded by the coding sequence ATGCGTCACTCAAAACCCGTCCACTTCACCCTCAGCCTGATTCTCCTCGTCACAACACTCGCCGCCGCGCCTGTCCAAACTCCAATTGAAGCAGGCTCTCAACGCGAAACCACCGCCCAAATCCTGGCGCGGCTCGGCGGGCAACCTTGCCCGAATAGCGATTTCACCTGTGTCACCCTCACCGTGCCGCTCGATCATTTCAATCCTGCTGACCCGCGCACGACAGATGTGGTCTTTGCCGTCCTGCCTGCCACCGGCAAGCGCAAAGGCATGTTCGTCACGGCCACCGGCGGGCCGGGCACTTCGGGTCTGTCCGCCGCCGACTCCTACACTGCCGCCTTCGATCCCAGCATCCCCAAACGTTTCGACATCGTCTTCTTCGATCAGCGGGGCGTTGCGGCCTCGGGCGAGCTGACCTGCCCGGATGCCGCCGCTGCGTTTTACCAAACCGACAGCCGGGCCGAGACGCCTCAACAGGAGGCCGCCCTCAAAGCTGCTGCGCAGACTCTTGCCAATGACTGCGTAAGCGAAATGGGCACGCCGAGCACCCTGCCCTATCTCGGCACGGCGCAAGCCGTGGAAGATTTGGAAACGTTCCGCCAATTATTGGGTGACCAGAAATTCTGGCTATACGGCGAGAGCTATGGCACGCAATACGCGCAAACCTACGCCGCCGCCCACCCCGAGCATCTGGCCGGGTTGATGCTGGATGGCACGGTTGATCTCACTCTGACCGGCGTCGAATTCCTCACTCAGCAAGCGCAGGCTTTCAACGATGTGCTGGTGCTGACTCAGCAGGCCTGTAATGACGATCCGGCCTGCGCCGCCGACTCTGGCGGGGATGCGTTGGCCGCCTACGACCAATTGGCCAAGCGTCTCAAACGCTCACCCCGCACGTTCCGCTTCCCCCTGCCCAACGGCGGCTACGCCAAACGCACCTTCAGTTTCGGTGATTTGGAAACCACTGCCGCCGGTCAGCTTTATAGCGAAGGCGACCGCATGTTGTTCCAGCGCGCCCTGGCCGCCACCACGCGCGGCGATATCGTCCCTCTTGCGCGTTTGCTCTACCTCTCGCTCGGCCTCGACCCGCAAACGCTCGACGCCGTTCCCGATCCAACTTTTTCGGACGGCATGTACTACGGTGTGGAGTGTCAGGATTATTCTTACTTCACCGGCTCGCCCGATCAACGCGCTGAAAAATACGTCCGCGCCGGCGACGCTATTGACTTCAACATCCCTCGACTCGCCTCAATCTTCTACGGCGACTTGCCCTGCACTTACTGGCCGGATGCCACTCAGAATGAGACGCGGCCTGCGCCCTTGATCGCCGACGGCATCCCCACCCTGGTGCTGGGGGCTACCGCCGACCCGGCCACCCCGGTGGGCAACGGGATCAGCGTCCATCAACATTTGGCGAACGGTTACCTCATCACCCAACAAGGCGGCCCGCACGTGATCTTCGGTCGGGGTAATGCCTGCCCGGATGATCTCGTCACTGCGTTTCTGGTGAAGGGTAAAGTTCCGGCTCAACGTAAAACCGAGTGCGAGGGAGTGGTGGCCGACGACTATGTGGCGTTTGCCCCGGTGAGCGCCGCCGCCTTCGCCTCACCGCTCGAAGCATTCGAGTCCGCCGAGAGTGAGATCAACTACCTGCCGGAATACTATTACTGGGACGGTGCGACTCAAACAAACGTCGGCTGCCCCTTCGGCGACGGCACGATGTCGTTTGAACCGGACGGGAACAATTACAAATTCACGTTCAGCAACTGCGCCTTCTCGCGCGGCTGGACGATGACGGGTGGGGGCAGTTTCAACCCGAATAAAGACCGCTTCGTTCTGGAAGTAATCGTCCGAGGCGTAGCGTATAAATACGTGCGCGACGGCGACAAGACGAAGGTGACGACAAAATAA